From one Phocaeicola salanitronis DSM 18170 genomic stretch:
- a CDS encoding superoxide dismutase — MKHSMPQLPYTMEALAPYMSQETLEYHYGKHLQTYVDNLNKLIAGTPFENMTLEDIIRKADGGIFNNAAQTWNHTFFFETLTPRQTAMPDKLVQKLTEDFGSPEAFKQEFTQKATTLFGSGWVWLTEDTQGKLSIQTEPNAGNPLTKGMKPILVLDVWEHAYYIDYRNRRAAFIEAFWNLTDWEKVALRIT, encoded by the coding sequence ATGAAACATTCAATGCCCCAGCTTCCTTACACCATGGAAGCACTGGCTCCTTACATGAGCCAGGAAACACTGGAATACCACTACGGAAAACACCTGCAAACCTACGTGGATAACCTGAACAAACTGATAGCCGGCACGCCCTTCGAAAACATGACACTGGAAGACATCATCCGCAAAGCCGATGGAGGCATCTTCAACAACGCCGCACAGACATGGAACCATACGTTCTTCTTCGAGACGCTTACCCCCCGGCAAACCGCCATGCCCGACAAACTGGTACAGAAACTGACGGAAGACTTCGGCTCGCCCGAGGCGTTCAAACAAGAATTTACACAGAAAGCGACAACGCTGTTCGGCTCAGGATGGGTATGGCTGACAGAGGACACACAAGGCAAACTCTCCATTCAGACAGAGCCCAATGCCGGCAATCCGCTGACCAAAGGCATGAAGCCGATTCTCGTCCTCGATGTATGGGAACATGCTTATTACATTGATTACCGCAACCGGCGGGCAGCCTTCATCGAAGCATTCTGGAACTTAACAGACTGGGAAAAAGTTGCCTTACGCATCACCTAA